In uncultured Cohaesibacter sp., a genomic segment contains:
- the fabI gene encoding enoyl-ACP reductase FabI translates to MNGLMEGKRGLIMGVANASSIAWGISQALHEQGAELAFTYQGDALGKRVKPLAESVNSDFVMPCDVEDIASVDAVFAALKEKWGKIDFIVHAIGFSDKSELRGLYADTSRDNFSRTMVISCFSFTEAAKRAAELMPDGGAMLTLTYAGSTRVMPNYNVMGVAKAGLEASVRYLANDFGPSGIRVNAISAGPVRTLAGNGIADARQMYSYQRDNSPMRDVCTIEDVGGAALFLLSDLSKKVTGQVQFVDSGYSCVSMPTVETLAKLDKIDKS, encoded by the coding sequence ATGAACGGTCTTATGGAAGGAAAGCGCGGCCTGATCATGGGCGTTGCCAATGCAAGCTCGATTGCCTGGGGCATTTCCCAGGCCCTGCATGAGCAGGGTGCCGAACTTGCTTTCACCTATCAGGGTGATGCCTTGGGCAAGCGCGTGAAGCCGCTGGCGGAATCGGTCAATTCCGATTTCGTCATGCCATGCGACGTGGAAGATATCGCCTCGGTAGACGCCGTCTTTGCCGCATTGAAGGAAAAATGGGGCAAGATCGACTTCATCGTTCATGCCATTGGTTTTTCCGACAAGAGCGAGCTGCGCGGCCTTTATGCGGATACATCGCGGGACAATTTCTCCCGCACCATGGTCATATCCTGCTTTTCCTTCACGGAAGCGGCCAAGCGGGCAGCCGAGCTGATGCCGGATGGCGGTGCCATGCTGACGCTGACCTATGCAGGTTCGACGCGCGTCATGCCAAACTATAATGTCATGGGTGTCGCCAAGGCAGGGCTTGAAGCATCCGTGCGTTATCTTGCCAATGACTTCGGGCCTTCAGGCATTCGCGTCAATGCGATCTCGGCTGGTCCGGTGCGCACTCTGGCAGGCAACGGCATTGCCGATGCCCGGCAGATGTATAGCTATCAGCGCGACAACAGCCCCATGCGTGATGTTTGCACCATCGAGGATGTTGGCGGCGCGGCGCTTTTCCTTCTGTCTGACCTTTCCAAGAAGGTCACAGGTCAGGTGCAATTTGTTGATTCCGGCTATAGCTGCGTTTCGATGCCTACGGTTGAGACACTTGCCAAGCTTGACAAAATTGACAAGTCCTGA
- a CDS encoding EAL domain-containing protein has protein sequence MIGFLSRYDRLFSKEIAALAILLVANFICALTVSILFANQDPETRSMIQLATIAVISMLSCVVLIQLNSSRVAAVAAMDTLVAKDKLTGLANREVFQRHLAERMENDKDHPFILMLLDLDRFKELNAFLGYNSADQLLQKFAERLGQLAETDSDAARIGGDEFALIVYYDGSNSNLQAKIRNVFETLYKTYMCQKQSIDLTVSVGATLFPEDGRDPEGLNQNAYFALQRAKKEGHNRICCYDEVADSKMMDYHFLSQDMDRALQEGEFKVYFQPQFSFATGKQTGFEALVRWLHKDRGIISPGVFIPIAEQNGLIVPLSEYVLREACQIASRWTNPLKVAVNLSPIQMRQCVISDLVTDILLETGLDPRRLELEVTESLFIDINEQLSSDLLLLQRQGISIALDDFGTGYSSLAYLTSFPFDKIKIDRSFVQNLATDDSSMAIISAVIGMGKSLNMQITAEGIEDHQAYEILRLAGVDQAQGFLLGKPRDIEADPGEEMRPPASIHSAVA, from the coding sequence ATGATTGGTTTTCTCAGCAGATATGACCGTCTGTTCAGCAAGGAAATTGCTGCGCTCGCCATTCTGCTTGTAGCAAACTTCATCTGTGCCCTGACGGTTTCAATCCTGTTCGCCAATCAGGACCCCGAGACCCGCTCCATGATTCAACTGGCCACGATTGCCGTCATCTCGATGCTTTCCTGCGTGGTTCTCATTCAATTGAACAGCTCCCGGGTTGCTGCTGTTGCCGCCATGGACACGCTGGTGGCCAAGGACAAGCTGACCGGACTGGCCAATCGGGAGGTTTTCCAACGCCATCTGGCCGAGCGAATGGAAAATGACAAGGATCATCCCTTCATTCTCATGCTGCTTGATCTGGACCGCTTCAAGGAGCTCAACGCATTTCTTGGCTATAATTCCGCAGATCAGCTGCTGCAAAAATTTGCCGAACGGCTGGGGCAGCTGGCCGAGACAGATTCGGACGCCGCGCGCATCGGAGGCGACGAATTTGCGCTCATCGTTTACTATGACGGCAGCAACAGCAATCTGCAGGCGAAAATACGCAATGTCTTTGAGACACTCTACAAGACCTATATGTGCCAGAAGCAGTCCATTGATCTGACAGTCTCGGTCGGCGCCACCCTGTTTCCGGAAGATGGCAGAGACCCCGAAGGTCTCAACCAGAATGCTTATTTCGCGCTTCAGCGCGCCAAGAAAGAAGGCCATAACCGGATCTGCTGCTATGACGAGGTCGCAGATTCAAAGATGATGGATTACCATTTCCTGTCGCAGGACATGGACCGGGCCTTGCAGGAAGGCGAGTTCAAGGTCTATTTCCAGCCACAGTTCAGCTTTGCAACGGGCAAGCAGACAGGATTCGAGGCTCTGGTGCGATGGCTTCACAAAGACCGGGGTATCATTTCCCCCGGCGTGTTCATTCCGATTGCCGAACAGAACGGACTGATCGTCCCGCTTTCGGAATATGTCTTGCGCGAAGCCTGCCAGATAGCGAGCCGTTGGACCAATCCGCTCAAGGTGGCTGTCAATCTGTCTCCCATTCAAATGCGCCAGTGCGTCATTTCTGATCTGGTGACCGATATTCTGCTGGAGACGGGCCTCGACCCCAGGCGGCTGGAGCTGGAGGTTACGGAAAGCCTGTTCATCGATATCAATGAGCAGCTTTCCTCGGATCTGCTGCTGCTGCAGCGGCAGGGCATTTCCATTGCGCTGGATGATTTCGGGACGGGCTATTCCTCGCTTGCCTATCTGACGAGCTTTCCCTTTGACAAGATCAAGATTGACCGCTCATTCGTGCAGAATCTCGCCACCGACGACAGTTCCATGGCAATCATTTCTGCTGTCATCGGCATGGGAAAGAGCCTGAATATGCAAATCACGGCTGAAGGCATTGAGGATCATCAGGCCTATGAGATATTGCGTCTGGCCGGAGTGGATCAGGCACAGGGCTTTCTGCTGGGCAAGCCCAGAGATATTGAAGCAGATCCGGGCGAAGAGATGCGCCCCCCTGCCAGCATCCATTCTGCCGTTGCCTGA
- the fabB gene encoding beta-ketoacyl-ACP synthase I gives MRRVVISGLGIVSSIGNDAEAVTASLRDAKSGISFSQDFADHGFRSHVWGSPDIDTTDLVDRRAKRFLSRGGEWNHVAMKQAIDDSGLEESDITNERTGIIMGSGGPSTQTVVQAADITRKNGSPKRIGPFAVPKAMSSTASATLATWFKIHGVNYSISSACSTSAHCIGNAYELIQMGKQDIIFAGGHEDLDWSMSNLFDAMGAISSKYNDAPATASRAFDATRDGFVIAGGAGVLVLEELEHAKARGAKIYAELVGYGATSDGYDMVAPSGEGAQRCMRQAMATVGAKIDYINCHGTSTPVGDVAEIGAIRAVFGEDQPHIASTKSLTGHSLGAAGAQESIYSLLMMQAGFIGESAHITELDPECADMNIVRQRIDKPIDVALSNSFGFGGTNASLIFQRYNG, from the coding sequence ATGAGACGTGTAGTCATTTCCGGCTTGGGTATTGTTTCCTCCATCGGCAACGATGCAGAAGCCGTAACCGCATCCTTGCGTGATGCAAAATCTGGCATTTCCTTCTCTCAGGATTTCGCCGACCATGGATTCCGTAGCCATGTGTGGGGATCTCCCGATATTGACACAACCGATCTGGTTGATCGTCGCGCCAAGCGCTTTCTCTCGCGCGGTGGCGAATGGAACCATGTCGCCATGAAGCAGGCGATTGATGATTCCGGACTGGAAGAGAGCGATATCACCAATGAGCGCACCGGTATCATCATGGGTTCGGGCGGTCCGTCCACCCAGACCGTGGTGCAGGCTGCAGATATCACCCGCAAGAATGGTTCGCCAAAACGCATCGGGCCATTTGCCGTGCCCAAGGCGATGTCTTCAACCGCTTCGGCAACCCTTGCCACCTGGTTCAAGATCCACGGTGTCAACTATTCCATTTCTTCCGCATGTTCGACCTCGGCCCATTGCATCGGCAATGCCTATGAGCTGATCCAGATGGGCAAGCAGGACATCATCTTTGCCGGTGGCCATGAAGATCTGGACTGGAGCATGTCCAACCTGTTTGATGCCATGGGTGCCATTTCGTCCAAATATAACGACGCTCCGGCAACCGCATCCCGCGCTTTTGACGCAACCCGCGACGGCTTCGTCATTGCCGGTGGCGCCGGTGTGCTGGTTCTTGAAGAGCTGGAACATGCCAAGGCCCGCGGTGCCAAGATCTATGCCGAGCTGGTCGGTTATGGCGCAACCTCGGACGGTTACGACATGGTCGCCCCGAGCGGGGAAGGCGCCCAGCGCTGCATGCGTCAGGCAATGGCAACGGTCGGTGCCAAGATCGACTATATCAACTGCCACGGCACCTCCACTCCGGTGGGTGACGTTGCCGAGATTGGCGCCATCCGTGCCGTCTTCGGCGAAGATCAGCCGCATATCGCTTCGACCAAGTCCCTGACCGGCCACTCTCTGGGCGCGGCAGGTGCTCAGGAATCGATCTATTCCCTGTTGATGATGCAGGCCGGTTTCATTGGCGAATCCGCCCATATCACCGAGCTGGACCCGGAATGCGCTGACATGAATATCGTTCGCCAGCGGATCGACAAACCAATTGATGTTGCCCTTTCCAACAGCTTCGGCTTTGGTGGCACCAATGCTTCGCTGATTTTCCAGCGTTATAACGGATAA
- the fabA gene encoding bifunctional 3-hydroxydecanoyl-ACP dehydratase/trans-2-decenoyl-ACP isomerase yields the protein MEQRQSSYTYEEILTCSRGEMFGPGNPQLPLPPMLMLDRITHISEEGGEHNKGMIRAEYDINPERWFFDCHFAGDPVMPGCLGLDALWQMTGFYLGWLGLEGKGRAISVGEIKFSGMITPDTKMVTYGVDFKRVMKGRLNLSIGDGWVKADDNVVFVAKDLRVGAFKEG from the coding sequence ATGGAACAGCGCCAATCCAGCTATACCTATGAAGAGATTCTAACCTGCAGCCGCGGTGAAATGTTCGGCCCTGGTAATCCGCAATTGCCATTGCCCCCCATGCTGATGCTGGATCGGATCACCCACATTTCCGAAGAAGGCGGAGAGCATAACAAAGGCATGATCCGCGCTGAATATGACATCAATCCGGAACGCTGGTTCTTTGATTGTCATTTCGCCGGAGACCCGGTGATGCCGGGCTGTCTGGGCCTGGATGCGCTTTGGCAGATGACCGGCTTCTATCTGGGCTGGTTGGGTCTGGAAGGAAAAGGCCGCGCCATTTCCGTTGGCGAAATCAAATTTTCCGGCATGATTACGCCAGATACCAAGATGGTGACCTACGGTGTCGACTTCAAACGCGTGATGAAGGGCCGTCTCAATCTGAGCATTGGCGATGGCTGGGTGAAAGCGGACGACAATGTCGTGTTCGTCGCAAAAGACCTGCGGGTGGGAGCCTTCAAGGAAGGCTGA
- a CDS encoding iron response transcriptional regulator IrrA: MTSQLQKFDKRSARDMLVGAGLRPTRQRLSLAELLFAKGDRHVSAERLHEEAEKVNVSVSLATVYNTLHQFTEAGLLREVAVEGTKTYFDTNVSDHYHFYMEEEGKVVDIPGGMRVSELPPVPEGKEITRVDVVVRLRNKAN; encoded by the coding sequence ATGACCTCACAGCTGCAAAAATTCGATAAGCGATCCGCTCGTGATATGCTTGTTGGAGCAGGCCTGCGCCCGACACGTCAGAGGCTGTCGCTCGCCGAGTTGCTGTTTGCCAAAGGTGATCGCCATGTCTCCGCCGAACGGCTGCATGAGGAAGCCGAGAAGGTCAATGTTTCGGTTTCTCTCGCGACTGTCTACAACACCCTGCATCAGTTTACCGAAGCAGGCCTGTTGCGGGAAGTTGCTGTTGAAGGCACGAAAACCTATTTCGACACCAATGTCTCCGACCATTACCATTTCTATATGGAAGAAGAAGGCAAGGTCGTGGACATTCCCGGCGGAATGCGGGTTTCCGAATTGCCGCCAGTGCCAGAAGGCAAGGAAATCACACGCGTTGATGTTGTTGTCCGTTTGCGCAACAAGGCCAATTAA
- a CDS encoding Fur family transcriptional regulator, with the protein MTSDKKTTIEALCAKSGMRMTEQRRIIARVLDDAIDHPDVEELYARSVKIDSNISISTVYRTVKLFEDSGIIERHDFRDGRSRYETITDEHHDHLIDLRTGKVIEFRDEEIERLQQEVARRLGFELVDHRLELYGVPIKESDK; encoded by the coding sequence ATGACATCAGACAAAAAGACGACCATTGAAGCTTTGTGCGCCAAGTCTGGCATGCGGATGACCGAACAGCGACGGATCATTGCGCGTGTTCTGGATGATGCCATTGATCATCCCGATGTCGAAGAGCTTTATGCCCGCTCGGTCAAGATCGACAGCAATATTTCCATCTCCACCGTCTATCGCACCGTCAAGCTGTTCGAGGATAGTGGCATCATCGAACGCCATGATTTCCGCGATGGCCGCTCTCGCTATGAAACCATCACCGATGAACATCACGACCATCTGATCGACCTCAGAACCGGCAAGGTGATCGAGTTTCGCGATGAAGAGATCGAACGGTTGCAGCAGGAAGTGGCCAGACGGCTCGGTTTCGAGCTTGTTGATCACCGGCTCGAGCTTTATGGTGTGCCGATAAAAGAATCAGATAAATAG
- the miaB gene encoding tRNA (N6-isopentenyl adenosine(37)-C2)-methylthiotransferase MiaB, with protein sequence MTASEDKKVFVKTYGCQMNVYDSNRMMDSLATKGYSPTETMEDADLVILNTCHIREKAAEKVYSELGRIRQVKEKRAKEGKGEMKIGIAGCVAQAEGQEIIRRAPVVDLVVGPQAYHKLPQLLEKADHGNRVVDTDFPLEDKFAVLPDARKEATRKRGVSAFLTVQEGCDKFCSFCVVPYTRGAEVSRPVSQILHEAEKLAAAGVREVTLLGQNVNAYHGESPEGADWGLGELLFRLAKIDGLDRLRYTTSHPRDMDDTLMAAHRDLDSLMPYLHLPVQAGSDKILKAMNRQHSYDDYVRLIDRIRTARPDIALSGDFIVGFPGETDEDFEDTMRIVREVTYASAYSFKYSPRPGTPAADSQEQIDDAIKSERLYRLQELLNQQQKAFNASKVGSEMTVLLERKGREKGQLVGKSPWLQAVQVDAAEELIGEIVTVKVDSQGSNSLFGTMIERP encoded by the coding sequence ATGACTGCTTCTGAAGACAAGAAAGTCTTTGTAAAAACCTATGGCTGCCAGATGAATGTCTATGATTCCAACCGGATGATGGACAGTCTGGCAACGAAGGGATACAGCCCGACCGAAACTATGGAAGATGCGGATCTGGTGATCCTCAATACCTGCCATATTCGCGAAAAGGCCGCAGAGAAGGTCTATTCCGAGCTTGGCCGCATTCGTCAGGTCAAGGAAAAGCGCGCAAAAGAGGGCAAAGGCGAGATGAAGATCGGCATTGCCGGTTGCGTCGCCCAGGCCGAGGGGCAGGAAATCATCCGCCGTGCGCCGGTGGTCGATCTGGTGGTGGGGCCGCAGGCCTATCACAAGCTGCCGCAATTGCTCGAGAAAGCCGACCATGGCAATCGCGTGGTTGATACGGACTTTCCGCTGGAAGACAAATTTGCCGTTCTGCCCGATGCCCGCAAGGAAGCAACCCGCAAGCGCGGCGTCAGCGCCTTTCTGACGGTTCAGGAAGGCTGCGACAAATTCTGCAGTTTCTGCGTCGTGCCCTATACCCGTGGTGCGGAGGTTTCCCGCCCGGTGAGCCAGATCCTGCATGAAGCGGAAAAGCTGGCCGCAGCCGGTGTGCGTGAAGTCACGCTGCTGGGGCAGAATGTCAATGCCTATCATGGCGAGAGCCCGGAAGGGGCCGACTGGGGCCTTGGCGAATTGCTCTTCCGACTGGCAAAGATCGATGGTCTGGACAGATTGCGCTATACCACCAGCCATCCGCGCGACATGGATGATACACTGATGGCAGCCCATCGGGATCTCGATAGCCTGATGCCCTATCTGCATCTGCCGGTTCAGGCCGGCTCGGACAAGATCCTCAAGGCGATGAACCGTCAGCACAGCTATGACGACTATGTCCGCCTGATTGATCGCATCCGCACCGCCCGCCCCGACATTGCGCTTTCGGGCGATTTCATCGTCGGTTTTCCCGGCGAGACGGATGAGGATTTCGAGGATACCATGCGGATTGTCCGCGAGGTGACCTATGCCTCGGCCTACAGTTTCAAATATTCGCCCCGTCCGGGCACTCCGGCAGCAGACAGCCAAGAGCAGATTGATGACGCGATCAAATCGGAGCGCCTCTATCGCCTGCAGGAATTGCTGAACCAGCAGCAGAAGGCATTCAATGCTTCCAAGGTCGGTAGCGAAATGACCGTGCTGCTGGAGCGCAAGGGGCGCGAGAAGGGGCAGCTGGTCGGCAAGTCGCCCTGGCTGCAAGCTGTGCAAGTTGATGCAGCTGAAGAATTGATTGGTGAAATTGTCACAGTTAAAGTGGATAGTCAGGGAAGCAACAGTCTGTTCGGCACCATGATCGAGCGGCCATAA
- a CDS encoding lysophospholipid acyltransferase family protein codes for MTISRSQSNKSGFSLSTIRATLAIAMIGIVAIILIPLQYLSVTFNLPAKRWIPVFFHRVGCLALGIRKTINGQPIRDGAVLITANHCSWTDIVVLGSLQPLSFIAKSEVANWPIFGLFAKLQRSIFVNRTKRSATGAVAREIARRLREGDAMVLFAEGTSSDGNRVLPFRSALIGAAKAAMTSGQMAEDAPEKVWIQPLSIAYTALHGVPMGRQHRHMAAWYGDMDLAPHLWALMKEGALDVTLTYGEPILYDPQVDRKEAAHAAELSVRESMLRDLHHYSGRRKGK; via the coding sequence ATGACAATTTCCCGGTCCCAGTCGAACAAAAGCGGTTTTTCCCTTTCCACCATACGCGCCACCCTCGCGATTGCGATGATTGGCATTGTCGCGATCATTCTCATTCCGCTGCAATATCTCTCGGTCACTTTCAATCTGCCCGCCAAGCGCTGGATACCGGTATTCTTTCACAGGGTCGGCTGCCTTGCGCTGGGTATTCGCAAGACCATCAATGGCCAACCGATCAGGGATGGTGCGGTGCTGATCACGGCCAATCATTGCTCATGGACCGATATCGTGGTTCTGGGCAGCCTGCAGCCTCTCTCTTTCATCGCCAAGTCGGAAGTGGCCAACTGGCCCATTTTCGGGCTTTTTGCCAAATTGCAGCGCTCCATCTTTGTCAACCGGACCAAACGCTCGGCCACCGGCGCTGTTGCGCGGGAAATTGCCCGGCGGCTCCGGGAGGGCGACGCCATGGTGCTGTTTGCCGAGGGGACATCTTCTGACGGCAACCGGGTGCTGCCTTTTCGCTCGGCGCTGATTGGCGCTGCCAAGGCCGCCATGACATCCGGCCAAATGGCGGAGGATGCGCCGGAGAAAGTCTGGATCCAGCCGCTCTCGATTGCCTATACTGCCCTGCATGGAGTGCCAATGGGGCGGCAGCATCGTCATATGGCGGCCTGGTATGGCGACATGGATCTGGCTCCCCATCTCTGGGCGCTGATGAAGGAAGGCGCGCTTGACGTGACCCTCACCTATGGCGAACCGATCCTCTATGACCCTCAGGTCGACCGCAAGGAGGCAGCCCATGCCGCCGAATTGTCGGTGCGGGAAAGCATGCTGCGTGACCTGCATCACTATAGCGGCAGGCGAAAAGGCAAATGA
- the ybeY gene encoding rRNA maturation RNase YbeY, with the protein MSGFDAQTISLDKDLLIESDLWQALPDLEALIERAFSAGLDHVMAEEGIAFLPECEVSLVFTDDASIRTLNREHRGKDSATNVLSFPIDEDADPFGPMLGDIVFAYETVERESAEMGVEIRNHLTHLCLHGFLHLLGYDHIEPDEADKMESVEVAILARLGLPNPYEGTVPLEILD; encoded by the coding sequence ATGAGCGGTTTTGACGCACAGACTATTAGTCTGGACAAGGATCTGCTGATCGAATCCGACCTTTGGCAGGCCTTGCCGGATCTGGAAGCCCTGATCGAGCGGGCCTTTTCTGCCGGTCTGGACCATGTCATGGCCGAGGAGGGGATTGCCTTTCTGCCCGAATGCGAAGTGTCGCTGGTCTTTACCGATGACGCTTCCATTCGCACCCTCAACAGGGAGCATCGCGGCAAGGACAGCGCCACCAACGTATTGTCCTTTCCCATTGATGAAGATGCCGACCCCTTTGGCCCGATGCTTGGCGATATTGTTTTCGCCTATGAGACCGTGGAGCGGGAATCTGCCGAAATGGGGGTTGAAATCCGCAATCACTTAACACATCTGTGTTTACATGGGTTTTTACATCTTCTGGGATATGATCACATAGAGCCGGATGAAGCGGACAAGATGGAAAGCGTCGAAGTCGCCATTCTGGCCCGGCTGGGTCTACCCAACCCCTATGAAGGCACCGTGCCTTTGGAAATTCTGGATTGA
- a CDS encoding PhoH family protein: MAGYKKSWDPAASQQASSAASDMGHIVLSYDDNRLAADLFGEYDQNLARIEQKLGVEAIARGNRVTIKGPGDLCDQAKLALDSLYYRLQDGDVIEQADVDGAIRMAQASDEQLMLPSMMPEGGEGGGKMNFAQIATRKKKLTARTATQDAYIRAMDRADLIFGTGPAGTGKTYLAVAYAAALLERGIVERIILSRPAVEAGERLGFLPGDMKEKVDPYLRPLYDALYDMMPADKVEREIEAKIIEIAPLAFMRGRTLSNAAVILDEAQNTTSMQMKMFLTRLGENSKMIITGDPSQIDLPSGEQSGLVQAMELLADIPSIVRVQFTAKDVVRHELVARIVNAYDEDARRRAKARQVLGRERMHKLEAKEHLTPADYRTSDDGSMYDETTE; encoded by the coding sequence ATGGCCGGATACAAGAAAAGCTGGGATCCTGCTGCCAGTCAGCAGGCTTCGTCTGCGGCCTCCGACATGGGGCATATCGTCCTTTCCTATGATGACAATCGTCTGGCGGCTGACCTTTTCGGTGAGTATGACCAGAATCTGGCGCGCATCGAACAGAAGCTCGGCGTGGAGGCCATCGCGCGGGGCAACCGGGTCACCATCAAGGGGCCGGGGGATCTGTGCGATCAGGCCAAGCTGGCGCTTGACAGTCTCTATTACAGATTACAGGACGGGGACGTGATCGAACAGGCCGATGTTGACGGTGCAATCCGCATGGCGCAGGCCTCGGACGAGCAGCTGATGCTACCTTCGATGATGCCCGAGGGTGGCGAAGGCGGCGGCAAGATGAATTTTGCCCAGATCGCAACCCGCAAGAAGAAACTCACCGCACGCACAGCAACCCAGGACGCCTATATCCGCGCCATGGATCGGGCTGATCTGATCTTCGGCACAGGCCCGGCCGGTACCGGCAAGACCTATCTGGCGGTCGCCTATGCAGCGGCACTGCTGGAGCGAGGCATTGTCGAGCGGATCATCCTGTCGCGCCCGGCCGTGGAAGCGGGCGAGCGCCTCGGCTTTCTGCCCGGCGACATGAAGGAAAAGGTCGATCCCTATCTGCGTCCGCTGTATGACGCGCTTTATGACATGATGCCTGCCGACAAGGTGGAACGGGAAATCGAGGCCAAGATCATCGAGATCGCGCCTCTTGCCTTCATGCGCGGGCGGACCCTTTCCAATGCGGCGGTCATTCTTGACGAGGCGCAGAATACCACCTCGATGCAGATGAAGATGTTTCTGACCCGTCTTGGCGAGAATTCCAAGATGATCATCACCGGTGACCCAAGCCAGATTGACCTACCGAGCGGGGAACAGTCCGGGCTGGTACAGGCGATGGAACTGCTGGCCGATATTCCCTCGATCGTGCGGGTGCAATTCACCGCCAAGGACGTGGTTCGCCATGAACTGGTGGCACGCATCGTCAATGCCTATGACGAGGATGCCCGTCGGCGGGCCAAGGCACGGCAGGTGCTCGGGCGCGAGCGCATGCACAAGCTGGAAGCGAAAGAGCATCTCACTCCGGCCGACTATCGGACATCCGATGACGGCTCGATGTATGACGAGACAACGGAATGA
- a CDS encoding hemolysin family protein yields the protein MNDPDPSLSTPSNKADRPATDAQADSSDAEPHQPQANWFSRLLTSWMPNLANPSLRSQMEGALADENSKDQTFSAEEKAMLRNILELREMRVSDVMIPRADIDAVEDQISLGTLLAVYQDVGHSRLPVYRETLDDPVGMVHIKDVLSLLTKECCLPEATESPALDSMEGSVVSVHFASDGEMSLSNMPRTLSNINLDRPLKELGVIRDVLFVPPSMQAIDLMATMRAARTQMALVIDEYGGTDGLVSLEDVVETVVGDIEDEHDDEDAVFVASAGPNLFIADAKAELDDVIEAIGTDLPQEDESMEDVDTLGGFIFTLIGRIPVRGELITVRKGSNSRSWKRIGDAFGGSRFASSPSRSRLSGTFPCANRRRRRKPPHPNTRMTRLRNNL from the coding sequence ATGAACGACCCCGACCCTTCTTTATCTACGCCGTCAAACAAAGCCGACAGGCCCGCGACGGATGCACAGGCGGACAGCAGCGACGCTGAACCACACCAACCGCAGGCAAACTGGTTTTCCCGTTTGCTCACCAGCTGGATGCCCAACCTGGCCAATCCCTCCCTGCGATCGCAAATGGAGGGAGCGCTTGCAGATGAAAACAGCAAGGATCAGACTTTCTCCGCTGAAGAAAAGGCGATGCTCCGCAACATTCTGGAGCTCAGGGAAATGCGGGTCAGCGATGTCATGATTCCACGCGCCGACATTGACGCCGTCGAGGATCAGATTTCACTGGGCACCCTGCTTGCGGTCTATCAGGATGTTGGCCATTCGAGACTGCCGGTCTATCGCGAAACCCTCGATGATCCGGTCGGCATGGTGCATATCAAGGATGTTCTGTCACTGCTGACCAAGGAATGCTGCCTGCCGGAAGCGACGGAAAGCCCGGCCCTTGATTCCATGGAAGGGTCCGTCGTCAGCGTTCATTTTGCTTCCGATGGCGAAATGTCGCTGTCCAATATGCCGCGCACGCTGAGCAACATCAATCTGGACCGGCCGCTCAAGGAGCTGGGCGTCATCCGCGACGTGCTGTTTGTTCCGCCCTCCATGCAGGCCATAGACCTGATGGCCACCATGCGGGCCGCCCGCACCCAGATGGCGCTTGTCATCGATGAATATGGCGGCACCGATGGTCTGGTCTCGCTGGAAGATGTGGTCGAAACCGTGGTCGGGGATATCGAGGACGAGCATGATGATGAAGATGCCGTCTTTGTCGCCAGCGCCGGCCCCAATCTCTTCATTGCCGACGCCAAGGCAGAACTGGACGATGTCATCGAGGCCATCGGCACAGATCTGCCGCAGGAAGACGAATCCATGGAAGATGTCGACACGCTGGGCGGCTTCATCTTCACCCTGATCGGCCGCATTCCGGTGCGCGGCGAGTTGATCACCGTCAGGAAGGGCTCGAATTCGAGATCATGGAAGCGGATCGGCGACGCATTCGGCGGGTCAAGATTCGCCTCAAGCCCATCAAGAAGCCGCTTAAGCGGGACTTTTCCTTGCGCAAATCGTCGCCGGAGGAGGAAGCCACCTCATCCGAATACAAGAATGACGCGGCTGCGGAATAATCTTTGA